One stretch of Arachis hypogaea cultivar Tifrunner chromosome 20, arahy.Tifrunner.gnm2.J5K5, whole genome shotgun sequence DNA includes these proteins:
- the LOC112785636 gene encoding zinc finger BED domain-containing protein RICESLEEPER 2-like: protein MPLKSLENYKDLFSFIYCRFIDSLLLVYWFFTAGFDYCFVYCWFIDSLLLVYWFFTAGFVYCFFDVSSSENMGDTGLPPVPIPNESTSIRSPTALPPVPAPHRNTRKLASRGRGKRRAVEEAPVDDSAETETDEGKRKPCRPRSWTWDHFTKDETSNPQYPRAKCNWCGASYACDTHKNGTSNMKNQLLSQCKKFPKEALDPTQKILCFQDVVKDDRKGIGSSLSAVSFDVDRCRQALARMIIVDEFPFSHVEGEGFRYYTSCLQPKFPIPGRLTVARDCWKLYLNEKVKLKSVFSQPNQNVCLTTDCWSSVQNLNYLCLTAHYIDANWKLQKRILNFCAIKNHKGETIGRKIERCLLSWGISRVFSITVDNASSNDVALSYLKNRMEDWNSHPLRGEFLHVRCCAHILNLVVNDGLREMHESILKIRNAVRHVRASPGRTERFKSMIKEARILEKGTVHLDVPTRWNSTFLMLESALKFQKAFKRLGERDSEYAMMAGGIPRSEDWENARHFVKFLKIFYDVTNQVSGSTFVTSSQHFNDFCKILSTLKHWMGSLDTVLSSMAEKMKSKYDKYWGNIKNTNMMIFIAVVLDPRYKLQLIKWSFEKLYEKEDAEFLTSKVKETLFRVFDSYRLFGGNYQRSTRQDPPENSTQELEAHETSFAMEFEKEMQFNESANKNEVELYLMEALEKSGVQFDILNWWKVNSTKFPILGQIARDVLAMPVSTVASESAFSTGGRVLNNYRSSLTPMIVEALICTQNWLRNSPKLVLEELIEELEKLELELAPTRDPNEEDSGVESD from the exons TTTGACGTCAGTTCAAGTGAGAATATGGGCGACACTGGATTGCCTCCCGTTCCTATTCCGAATGAATCAACAAGCATCAGATCTCCGACTGCATTGCCTCCTGTGCCAGCTCCTCATCGAAACACAAGGAAGCTTGCTAGTAGAGGCCGAGGGAAAAGGCGGGCTGTTGAAGAAGCTCCCGTTGATGACTCTGCTGAAACTGAGACCGATGAAGGTAAGAGAAAACCTTGTAGACCTAGGTCTTGGACATGGGATCACTTTACTAAAGATGAAACTAGTAATCCACAGTATCCTAGAGCTAAATGTAATTGGTGTGGGGCTAGTTATGCATGTGATACACATAAAAATGGCACTAGTAACATGAAAAATCAGTTGTTGTCGCAATGCAAAAAATTTCCGAAGGAGGCATTAGATCCTACCCAAAAGATTCTTTGTTTTCAAGATGTGGTAAAAGATGATAGGAAAGGGATAGGTAGTTCACTTTCTGCCGTGTCATTTGATGTTGATCGTTGTAGACAAGCGCTTGCTAGAATGATTATTGTGGATGAATTTCCTTTTTCGCATGTTGAGGGGGAGGGTTTTCGTTATTATACGAGTTGTTTGCAACCCAAGTTTCCAATTCCTGGAAGGCTCACAGTTGCTAGGGATTGTTGGAAGCTTTATTTGAATGAAAAAGTTAAGTTGAAGTCTGTTTTCTCTCAACCAAATCAAAATGTTTGTTTGACAACTGATTGTTGGTCATCTGTGCAAAACTTGAACTATCTTTGCCTTACTGCTCATTACATTGATGCTAATTGGAAATTGCAAAAAAGAATCTTGAATTTTTGTGCTATCAAGAATCACAAGGGGGAAACAATTGGTAGGAAGATTGAGAGATGTTTGTTGAGCTGGGGGATATCCCGGGTTTTTTCTATCACTGTTGATAATGCTAGTTCAAATGATGTTGCACTTTCTTACTTGAAAAATAGAATGGAGGATTGGAACTCACATCCATTAAGGGGAGAGTTTTTACATGTTAGATGTTGTGCTCATATTTTAAATCTTGTTGTGAATGATGGGTTGAGAGAAATGCATGAGTCAATTTTAAAGATTAGAAATGCAGTTCGGCATGTGCGTGCATCACCTGGTCGTACTGAGAGGTTTAAAAGTATGATTAAGGAAGCTAGAATTCTGGAAAAAGGCACTGTCCATTTAGATGTTCCTACTAGGTGGAACTCTACCTTTTTAATGCTTGAAAGTGCTTTGAAGTTTCAAAAGGCATTTAAACGTTTGGGGGAGAGAGATTCTGAGTATGCTATGATGGCTGGTGGGATTCCTAGGTCTGAGGATTGGGAGAATGCAAGGCATTTTgtgaagtttttaaaaatattttacgaTGTTACTAACCAAGTTTCTGGTTCAACGTTTGTGACATCTTCTCAACACTTTAATGACTTTTGTAAAATATTGTCTACACTTAAGCATTGGATGGGAAGCTTGGATACGGTACTTTCAAGCATGGCTGAGAAAATGAAGTCCAAGTATGATAAGTATTGGGGAAATATAAAGAACACAAACATGATGATTTTCATTGCAGTTGTTCTTGATCCTAGGTATAAGCTTCAATTGATTAAGTGGAGTTTTGAAAAGTTGTATGAAAAAGAAGATGCTGAATTCTTAACTTCAAAGGTGAAGGAGACGCTTTTTAGGGTGTTTGATAGCTACAGGCTGTTTGGTGGTAACTATCAAAGGTCTACTCGACAAGATCCTCCTGAAAATAGCACACAAGAGCTTGAGGCACATGAAACTTCTTTTGCtatggaatttgagaaggaaATGCAATTCAATGAGAGTGCTAACAAGAATGAGGTGGAGTTATATCTTATGGAGGCATTAGAGAAGAGTGGCGTGCAATTCGACATTCTAAATTGGTGGAAAGTGAATTCCACTAAATTTCCAATCCTTGGGCAGATTGCAAGAGACGTCTTAGCCATGCCAGTTTCCACAGTTGCTTCAGAATCGGCATTTAGTACTGGAGGAAGGGTGttgaataattataggagttctcTAACACCGATGATAGTTGAAGCGTTAATTTGTACCCAAAATTGGCTCCGAAACTCTCCAAAACTTGTCCTCGAGGAACTCATCGAGGAATTGGAGAAGTTGGAATTAG aaCTTGCACCCACTCGTGATCCTAATGAAGAAGATTCTGGTGTTGAGTCTGATTAA